The genome window GCGCCAGAATTCGAGCGCCGCGTATTCCATGCCCAGCCCCAGTTCCAGGGTGATCATGCGGCCGGCGACCTCTTCGATGTGGCCGAAGCGGCGCTGCATCTCCTCGTACTCGGCGATCCGGCGCTCGTGCTGCTCGACCTGGCCCTTCGCGAGCCGCGCCACGTCGTCCGGGCCGGCCAGCTCGCTGAAGAACAGCTTGATCTCCGCCACGTCGCGCAGCTCGAAGTGCTCGTCGACCGGCTCGGCCATCCAGCCGCGCAGGGCTTTGCGGCCGGCTTCGGTGATCGAGAACGTCTTGCGACGGCGCCCCGAGTCCTCCTCGTCGAGCTCCA of Amycolatopsis solani contains these proteins:
- a CDS encoding PadR family transcriptional regulator — protein: MSTVRLSTTSYVVLGMIALRGPSTSYDLKRAIGRSVGYFWNFPHAQLYSEPKRLEEAGLLELDEEDSGRRRKTFSITEAGRKALRGWMAEPVDEHFELRDVAEIKLFFSELAGPDDVARLAKGQVEQHERRIAEYEEMQRRFGHIEEVAGRMITLELGLGMEYAALEFWRGVLERVARGEFEIGKYSLRD